The following are encoded together in the Fundulus heteroclitus isolate FHET01 chromosome 19, MU-UCD_Fhet_4.1, whole genome shotgun sequence genome:
- the ankrd9 gene encoding ankyrin repeat domain-containing protein 9: MPWLRSSPQCLSLSPGQRECERTAFSFYCAVRQQLPVWLLEEMRSMEVFCWDNGSPRAFLPSEALLYAIVHDHRDYARYLLNRFSVSALRAPSCSFCCCPGSGAPHLNVAVRYNRVAVLSMVMEALKDCDGPPGKRGEYLDGCGGCVHAADAGKTAVQLAVELSHPDCLLQLLVHGARPDGLEVALQRLVSCVVSERQAAQRCLDFLLLFLSKPPPLPWLRDEPQRWQGVLGDSVFSWLCGLAPSPLLLQALRCLAQSGSHCITSLPDFLQPHS; this comes from the coding sequence ATGCCGTGGTTGCGGTCCTCCCCACAGTGCCTCTCCCTGTCGCCGGGCCAGCGGGAGTGTGAGCGGACGGCGTTCTCCTTCTACTGCGCGGTGCGGCAGCAGCTGCCGGTCTGGCTGCTGGAAGAGATGCGGAGCATGGAGGTGTTCTGCTGGGATAACGGAAGCCCGCGAGCCTTCCTGCCGTCCGAAGCCCTGCTCTACGCTATAGTGCACGACCACCGGGACTATGCGCGCTACCTCCTCAACAGGTTCTCGGTGAGCGCGCTCCGGGCGCCGAGCtgcagcttctgctgctgcCCGGGCAGCGGCGCGCCGCACCTGAACGTGGCGGTGCGCTACAACCGCGTGGCGGTCCTCAGCATGGTGATGGAGGCGCTGAAGGACTGCGACGGCCCCCCGGGGAAGCGGGGGGAATACCTGGACGGCTGCGGCGGCTGCGTTCACGCCGCGGACGCGGGGAAGACGGCGGTCCAGCTGGCGGTGGAGCTGTCGCATCCCGACtgcctgctgcagctgctggtccACGGCGCGCGGCCCGACGGCCTCGAGGTGGCGCTGCAGAGACTCGTCTCCTGTGTTGTTTCGGAGCGACAAGCGGCGCAGCGGTGCCTCGACTTCCTGCTTCTGTTCCTGTccaagccgccgccgctgccGTGGCTGCGGGACGAGCCGCAGCGCTGGCAGGGCGTGCTGGGGGACAGTGTGTTCAGCTGGCTCTGCGGCCTGGCCCCCTCCCCCCTGCTGCTGCAGGCGCTCCGGTGTCTGGCCCAGTCCGGATCACACTGCATCACCTCGCTGCCAGACTTCCTGCAGCCGCACAGCTGA